In the genome of Tsukamurella paurometabola DSM 20162, the window GATGACGGAAACCGAGACGCTCAGCCGGACGGAGCGGCGCAAGCTACGCACCCGGCAGGCGCTTGTGACGGCAGCGCAACAGTTGTTGGCGGAGGAGCGAACAGCCGTATCGGTGCTCGAAATCACCACCCTTGCCGATGTGGGCAACGGTTCCTTCTACAACCACTTCGCTACGAAGGAGGAACTGTTCGATGCAGCGGTGCTGGCCGTCATCGACGAGCACGGGGCAGCGATGGACCGACTCACCGAAGGCATCACCGACCCTGCGGAAGCCTTCACCCAGAGCTTCCGCATGACGGGGCGACTGCACCGACGAATGCCGTCCATGAGCCGGATCGTGGTCAACAGCGGCCCGAAACTGCTGGCCTCCAACACCGGCTTGCTCCCTCGCGCACGCCGTGACATCACCGCCGCTATCGCGGCTGGTCGCTTCCGTGCCAGCGACCCTGA includes:
- a CDS encoding TetR/AcrR family transcriptional regulator, whose protein sequence is MTETETLSRTERRKLRTRQALVTAAQQLLAEERTAVSVLEITTLADVGNGSFYNHFATKEELFDAAVLAVIDEHGAAMDRLTEGITDPAEAFTQSFRMTGRLHRRMPSMSRIVVNSGPKLLASNTGLLPRARRDITAAIAAGRFRASDPELALTIASGAALSLAVLLLEAPERDDAAATDAVTAQLLRGFGLTESETTSLIELPLPEPIL